The segment CCATGCAGCTACGTTTGAGACAAGGACAATCGCGAAGGCAATAATTGAAATTCTGATTGGCATTTTGGTTCTCCCTTGAGAGGAAACTATCCGGTTTGCCGATCCAATAGAAGCGGCTTCGCCAATAATCGCGAATTCTTAATACGCGTTTCGTATTTTGTCAGACCGTCTCGTTAAACTGTCAGTCCAAAGGCACCATCGAAGGAAAAACGTTGAAGATAAAAGTTCGCCTCACAGGCATTATGAGCTCGCAGTTCGGCTGGAGCGAGAAAGAAATTGTCGTCGAACAGGGCTCAACGATCACGGAGTTGAAAAAGTCGATCGAGGACGACTCCGATGCGGTCCGCTTCGAATCTTTTCACGCTAACGCCGCGGTCAACCAGGAAGTCGCCAAAGATCAAACGACGCTAAACGACGGCGATGAAGTCGTGTTTTTGCCGCCGCTTGCGGGTGGATAGAAAGTTTGAACGATGGTTCGCGAACGTTGCAGCGGCTTGTAACTGCCGGCTTGAAACCGGATTCTTTTCGCTTTCCGCGATCAAGCTGAGAAACCGTTCAGGCGAAGCGGCTGCCTATCAATAGCGATGCATTGCCGGCGATTGACGCAAAAAGAACTGCGTCGATCCGTAACGAACATTTTGCACGGAGAGGCAGTGACGGCGAAAAGATGAGTCCCCGGCGATGGTTACGCGGAGAGAGCAGCTTCCGCGGTGACGAAAGCTGCTTCCACGTACTAGCGAATTACTGCTACCTCGCCGACGAAGTCTTGCGGCGACGTGATTTCTGACCTCCACGTTTGCCTGAAGCGCGACTTGATCCGCCACCGCCAGTGTTGCCGCCTGAGTGTCTGCGGCCACGGTTTCCGTGACGTGATCGCGAATTGCCGGAACCCTTTTTCGGTGCAGCCTCGAAGCGAATCGGGCCAAACGGCTCCTCACAGTCCAGACTTTGCTCGATCAATTTCTCGATCGCAACCAGCTCCGCCTTCTCGGTCGGCGTGCAAAAAGAAATCGCAATGCCATCCGCACCCGCGCGGCCGGTGCGACCAATGCGATGCACGTAGCTTTCAGCTTCCACTGGCATGTCATAGTTGATCACGTGTGACACTCCATCGATGTCGATTCCACGAGCCGCAACATCCGTTGCGACCAACACCGTAACCTTGTTGCGGCGAAATGAATCGAGTGCTCGTTCACGAGCGTTCTGCGATTTGTTGCCATGGATCGCAACCGCTCGAATTCCGGCTGCGTCCAGCTTTTTGGCGACTTGGTTTGCGCCGCGTTTGGTTCGAGTGAAAACGATCGACCGTTTTGCCGATTTCCCGGAAAGGATTTCGTCCAGCTGAGTGAACTTCTTTCCTTTTTCCAACAGCATGACTTTCTGATCGATCCGCTCAACGCTGGGCGATTCTGGAGTCACATTGATCGAAACAGGATTGAACAGCAGCTCTTTAGCCAGCGAACGCGACTTGGGCGGCAGCGTTGCCGAGAAGAACAGGGACTGTCGCTGCTTGGGTAACGCAGCCACAATTTTTCGCAAATCAGGCAGAAAGCCCATGTCCAACATTCGATCCGCTTCATCAAGCACAAAAATTTGCACGTTGTCAAGCGAGACATGGTTTTGCTGCATCAAGTCGACCAGACGACCGGGGGTTGCGATGAGAACATCCACGCCGCGTTTCAGTGCAGCGACCTGTTTACCCTGCCCTACCCCGCCATAGACGAGTGCCTGGCTGAACCGCATGTGTTTGCCATACTCGTTAAAGCTGTCGCTGATCTGAATCGCCAACTCGCGCGTCGGAGCAAGGATCAACGAATTCGGTCGCTTGGAGATCACATTCGGTTCTTCAAGCCCAAGGTAGTCGAGGATTGGCAACGCAAAAGAAGCAGTTTTACCTGTGCCTGTTTGGGCACAACCAAGAATGTCGGCGCCTTCGATCGCTGGCGGAATGGTCTGTGACTGAATGGGAGTAGGAGTTTCGTAGTTGAGTTCGCGAAGTGCTTTTTGCAGTGGCGCGTACATTTCGATTGAGTCAAAACTTTTCAATTGATATCTTTCATGTAGAAAATCAAACCACCCGTTTGGGTTCTGGTTCGCAGCTGTTGGGCGTCGAACAAAAGTCGATAACATTCGGCTGCAATCAAAGATCGAGCGCAACGATGCTACGGTTCGAGGAGGTGAACATGGATCGACGCAAAGCCGGGTTGACGATTCTGAGCTACAAGAAGGCTCAAGAGTCGCTGCAAAATTCGCAGCGTGTTTCAACACCATGTCATATCAGATAGCAAGCGTTTGCTCACCACTCAAGAGCCAACATCCAGCTGAAAGTTGGTTCTCGCTTGCCAGAATTACGCGTTCCGTTTGGCGGTCGCATTCCTGTAAACCCTGGCGAAATGATCCGCATCCCGATGGTCGAGTTGCGGTCCTTACGGCGGAAGTCTACACGCGCATTGACAGGTGACTAAGCTCAAACCGCATTTACCGTGCGGAATCCGGGAAATCGCCAACTTTCCCGTGCTTGAGGTGTGTTTTGCTGAGCTAGCGAACACAGAAACGCGGCTGGACAGGTAGATTGCCAGTGGGATTCGGACACGGGCAATAAAAAAGCCGGACGACGAATCGTCCGGCGCGTCGAGCATCACGAGCTCGACGAGGATGCTTTGATTGCCGAATCACCTGGCGTGATTAGACCCAGTATGGTGTCGCGTCGAAGCGTTTGTGCGTGTCTTCCTCCCAACGAGGGTCGGCCATATTGGGCCAGTTGTCTTTGTCGAATCCGTCAGATTCCTTAAACGATTCTTTGGACGCGTTCATGCGGAGACACTTGCATTCAGTATCGAGTTCCAGTGCAGACATCGGCAGCGCGAACAGTTTATTGCCGAAGCCCAGAAATCCTCCGGAAGTCATCACGACGTAAGAAACTTTCCCTGTGCCGCAATCGACCATAATGTCGTGAACTGAACCAAGCGTCTCGTCATTGCGGTTTCTGATTTCATCGCCCGTGAGACTGCTTGTTGACATTGAACAGCGCTCTGTTGTACCTGTTGACATGGTTTCTCCTTCGATTCGAGAGTTGTTGAATATTGTCGTCGACAGATTGCTATCGCAATCAGCTGATAATGGATAAAGCTGCAACTGCCGTGCCGAGCCTTGCCAGCCTACGGCTATTGCAGAAGAGGGCTGCTACTCAAACACTAACACGCCGTTGCACTCACAAACTTCCGCGGCAACCCAGAGCGATGCGTCCGTCGCGTTCAATACGGAAGCTTGGCTACCAAATCAAGACACTGGCTCTATCACATCCCACCGCGCATAAATAAACTGCGGGCAGAGCTCAATGAGTCCACCCGCAGGTTGAAAAATTTGTCTGGCACTTTCGTGCTCAGACTGTTGTCGGCCGACGGTAAGTCAGCGACACATTACGTTTTAACGACGCAAGTCTTAGCGACGCAAGTCTTAGCGACGCAGTCGGCCGAATAGACCTCGGCGTGGAGCCGTATAGCAACAAACCGACGGGCCGTAACTGCTCGTGTAGTAGCCACGAGTTGAAGCGTAGGTCGGAGTGTAGGCTCGGCGAGTCATATATGGCGTTGTCGGGGCAACATAAGCGTTGCCGTATGTCCCACGATCGAAGCGATCGAACACTCCACCGCCGTCAATGATACCGCCGCCATCGATGATGCCGGAGTTTGGATGAGCGTCAAAAACGCCCCCACCGTCGAAGATCCCGCCGCCGTCAATAATGCCGGGGCCTTGGGCGTAACTTGAGTTCGGTGCAACAAAACCAATAGCAGCGATTGCCATTCCAATGGCGAAGCAAGTCGTTTTAAAATTCATTTGGGTCTCCATGAAGAGTTTAAGTTTCGTCAATGTGACGACTGCCAAAGGGAGCAAAGTGTGTGCCAGTCCGGTCGTCGTTCGCGATTGAGCGCGGCCTGCATGCACTTAGCAGCAGCCTTTCGGCGATTGATCATCGGGAACGGCATCGCCAAAGACAGGCGCATAAAAAAAGCGACCGCATTGATTGCAGTCGCTTGTTCGATTTCCTTCCGATCGTGGTCTCCGGTTTAGACCGGTGTCCGACCTTTCAAAGCCGACATGACGACGCTCACGAGGAACAGAACAATAAACACGTAAAAACAAAACTGTGCGATTCCTGCGATCCCGCCTGCGATCCCGCCAAAACCAAGTGCGGCGGCGACGAGTGCGAGAATAAAGAGGACGATTGCTGCTTGTAACATGGGAGTTACCTTTCAAAATAGTGAGGCTGATAAAGCGACTGTCCGTTCGTTGGCTTGAGTCGCTGCCGTCGTAAAACGGCGAGAGTTTTTTGTCGTGTCGAGACCTGCAACTGTTTATTGGCAGCTACCGATCCGACCCGACCGTCTTGAGTTACTTCGAATCGTTGATTCGTTCCAAAGCCTGTTCGACTTTGGGTTTTTCTGCTTCCCAGTTCATGACTTCAGCGTTTTCAAGTGCACTCAGGGCATCGCTGACGTTGTCACGCTTGACCTCCATCAGTTCGATGTTGGTCTGAAGTTCCTGATAGGCAGTGCCTTCAAGACCTTCAAGCTCTTCCTGCATTGAATCGATACGCTTGTCGATGGACTCAAGCTTTTGTTTGACACCAGCTACGTAACCATCGCGAGCATTCTTCGCCTTGAGCTCTCGTTCCAATCGATCCGCTTCGGCTTCCGCTTCACGAGTCTCACGTTGCTCTTCGCTGATCTCTTCCTGTTTGTCATTGCGGAGCTCGTTCAACTCACGCTTTTCTTCGTTTAGCTCGTCATAGTCCGGACGCATCGCTTTGTGGCGAGTCTCGTCCATTTCACGTTTCTGTTCCGCGATCTCACGATCCGCTTCAACACGTGCTTCTCGTGTTTCACGTTTTTCTTCAGCTACGTTTTCGCGTGCATCGGCGACGTCGCCTTCATTAACTTCACATCCGGCCACGAGCAAACTCGCGCCCAAAAGTGCGGCTGACATCGCCATTGTCTTCATTGATTTCAACATTGGATTTCTTTCTGTTCGGTCTATCTGACGTTTCTTCCTACTTTGCTTGCGATGCGTTCGACTTGATCGACTTGCATCTGCCAAAGAGGTTGAGGCAACTGCCATGCCATTCGGTTGCCCAAGCAAATCGATGCGCGAGAATCCACGTTTAGCTCTTACGATTTCACCAAAA is part of the Mariniblastus fucicola genome and harbors:
- a CDS encoding MoaD/ThiS family protein, whose translation is MKIKVRLTGIMSSQFGWSEKEIVVEQGSTITELKKSIEDDSDAVRFESFHANAAVNQEVAKDQTTLNDGDEVVFLPPLAGG
- a CDS encoding DUF1328 family protein, with translation MLQAAIVLFILALVAAALGFGGIAGGIAGIAQFCFYVFIVLFLVSVVMSALKGRTPV
- a CDS encoding sll1863 family stress response protein, giving the protein MLKSMKTMAMSAALLGASLLVAGCEVNEGDVADARENVAEEKRETREARVEADREIAEQKREMDETRHKAMRPDYDELNEEKRELNELRNDKQEEISEEQRETREAEAEADRLERELKAKNARDGYVAGVKQKLESIDKRIDSMQEELEGLEGTAYQELQTNIELMEVKRDNVSDALSALENAEVMNWEAEKPKVEQALERINDSK
- a CDS encoding DEAD/DEAH box helicase; translated protein: MYAPLQKALRELNYETPTPIQSQTIPPAIEGADILGCAQTGTGKTASFALPILDYLGLEEPNVISKRPNSLILAPTRELAIQISDSFNEYGKHMRFSQALVYGGVGQGKQVAALKRGVDVLIATPGRLVDLMQQNHVSLDNVQIFVLDEADRMLDMGFLPDLRKIVAALPKQRQSLFFSATLPPKSRSLAKELLFNPVSINVTPESPSVERIDQKVMLLEKGKKFTQLDEILSGKSAKRSIVFTRTKRGANQVAKKLDAAGIRAVAIHGNKSQNARERALDSFRRNKVTVLVATDVAARGIDIDGVSHVINYDMPVEAESYVHRIGRTGRAGADGIAISFCTPTEKAELVAIEKLIEQSLDCEEPFGPIRFEAAPKKGSGNSRSRHGNRGRRHSGGNTGGGGSSRASGKRGGQKSRRRKTSSAR
- a CDS encoding PRC-barrel domain-containing protein, which produces MSTGTTERCSMSTSSLTGDEIRNRNDETLGSVHDIMVDCGTGKVSYVVMTSGGFLGFGNKLFALPMSALELDTECKCLRMNASKESFKESDGFDKDNWPNMADPRWEEDTHKRFDATPYWV